One Streptomyces sp. CNQ-509 DNA window includes the following coding sequences:
- the mtrA gene encoding two-component system response regulator MtrA: MKGRVLVVDDDTALAEMLGIVLRGEGFEPSFVSDGDRALAAFRESKPDLVLLDLMLPGRDGIEVCRLIRAESGVPIVMLTAKSDTVDVVVGLESGADDYIVKPFKPKELVARIRARLRRSEEPVPEQLAIGDLVIDVAGHSVKRGGEPIALTPLEFDLLVALARKPWQVFTREVLLEQVWGYRHAADTRLVNVHVQRLRSKVEKDPEKPEIVVTVRGVGYKAGPS; this comes from the coding sequence ATGAAGGGACGCGTTCTCGTCGTCGACGACGACACCGCACTGGCCGAGATGCTCGGCATCGTGCTGCGCGGGGAAGGCTTCGAGCCGTCATTTGTCTCGGACGGTGACAGGGCTCTTGCCGCGTTTCGCGAGTCGAAGCCCGACCTGGTGCTTCTTGACCTCATGCTGCCCGGCCGGGACGGTATCGAGGTCTGCCGCCTGATCAGGGCGGAGTCTGGTGTGCCGATCGTCATGCTGACGGCGAAGAGCGACACCGTGGACGTTGTCGTGGGCCTGGAATCCGGGGCCGACGACTACATCGTCAAGCCGTTCAAGCCCAAGGAGCTGGTGGCCCGTATCCGGGCCCGGCTGCGCCGGTCGGAGGAGCCGGTGCCGGAGCAGTTGGCGATCGGCGATCTCGTGATCGACGTCGCCGGGCATTCGGTGAAGCGCGGCGGGGAGCCGATCGCGCTGACGCCGCTGGAATTCGACCTGCTGGTGGCGCTGGCACGCAAGCCGTGGCAGGTCTTCACACGCGAGGTGCTGCTGGAGCAGGTCTGGGGCTATCGGCACGCCGCCGACACGCGCCTCGTGAACGTCCACGTGCAGCGGCTGCGCTCGAAGGTGGAGAAGGACCCGGAGAAGCCGGAGATCGTGGTGACCGTCCGCGGCGTCGGCTACAAGGCGGGACCGAGCTGA
- the mtnA gene encoding S-methyl-5-thioribose-1-phosphate isomerase, which produces MAEEIAALRWEEPSDGGDGPAVVLLDQTRLPADEVELVCADVPALVRAIQTLAVRGAPLLGIAGAYGVALAAARGDDVDQAAALLAGARPTAVNLAYGVRKAQDALRAALEAGDGGAGAAGAALDEARRLHADDARASARMAEHGLRLLGELVPQGGYRVLTHCNTGALVSGGGGTALAVVLAAHRSGELRRLWVDETRPLLQGARLTAYEAERAGMPYTLLTDNAAGSLFADGQVDAVILGADRIAADGSVANKVGTYPLAVLARYHRVPFLVVAPTTTVDFSTPEGSAIEVEQRAGGEVTEFSVPYAAGPGPGQAAVTYAVAPAGTQAYNPAFDVTPPELVTAVVTERGVAAPVTGDSLAELVVR; this is translated from the coding sequence ATGGCCGAGGAGATAGCCGCGCTTCGTTGGGAAGAGCCGTCGGACGGCGGGGACGGCCCCGCCGTCGTCCTGCTGGATCAGACGCGACTGCCCGCCGACGAGGTGGAGTTGGTCTGTGCCGACGTGCCGGCGTTGGTGCGGGCGATTCAGACGCTTGCCGTGCGGGGTGCCCCCCTGCTGGGTATTGCCGGCGCGTACGGCGTTGCGTTGGCGGCTGCGCGGGGCGATGACGTCGACCAGGCCGCCGCGCTGCTGGCCGGGGCGCGGCCTACCGCCGTGAACCTGGCGTACGGCGTACGGAAGGCGCAGGACGCCCTTCGCGCCGCCCTGGAGGCCGGGGACGGTGGTGCCGGGGCGGCCGGGGCCGCGCTTGACGAGGCGCGGCGGCTGCATGCCGATGATGCGCGGGCCAGTGCGCGGATGGCCGAGCACGGGCTGCGGCTGCTCGGCGAGCTGGTGCCCCAGGGCGGTTATCGCGTGCTCACGCACTGCAACACCGGTGCGCTGGTGTCCGGTGGCGGGGGTACGGCCCTGGCGGTGGTGCTCGCGGCGCACCGGTCCGGGGAGCTGCGGCGGCTGTGGGTGGACGAGACCCGGCCCCTGCTCCAGGGGGCGCGGCTGACCGCGTACGAGGCGGAACGGGCAGGGATGCCGTACACGCTGCTGACGGACAACGCCGCCGGCTCGCTCTTCGCGGACGGGCAGGTGGACGCGGTGATCCTGGGCGCGGACCGGATCGCGGCGGACGGGTCGGTGGCCAACAAGGTCGGGACGTATCCGCTGGCGGTGCTCGCCCGCTACCATCGGGTTCCGTTCCTCGTCGTCGCGCCGACGACGACGGTGGACTTCAGTACGCCGGAAGGCTCGGCCATCGAGGTGGAGCAGCGGGCCGGGGGCGAGGTCACGGAGTTCTCCGTGCCGTACGCCGCCGGGCCGGGTCCGGGGCAGGCCGCGGTGACCTACGCGGTCGCACCTGCGGGTACGCAGGCGTACAACCCGGCGTTCGACGTCACCCCGCCGGAGCTGGTGACCGCTGTGGTCACGGAGCGTGGGGTGGCCGCGCCGGTGACGGGGGATTCGCTCGCGGAGCTGGTTGTGCGTTGA